The Amblyomma americanum isolate KBUSLIRL-KWMA chromosome 6, ASM5285725v1, whole genome shotgun sequence genome has a window encoding:
- the LOC144136616 gene encoding uncharacterized protein LOC144136616 isoform X2, whose protein sequence is MPGSACTRVRVRMFPIHNTSVSQPRISPDILSVMENYRQSTLSRLTAWCLWLGHLILHPTSAWRSSTLWHKVQLFFCYILSCISVGYHEKKTLLDWVRSRVKNYPVPDNFSSGWRDGILLCALLDSMYPGSCPRYDLLNADNCISNAQLAFFLLEKHTPIRPDITAEELAEGSPNIEKAVRAIVSRLKVISAKAQLQQALGKRPSIKDDAADDSSSLVARKNCFAKGMGLILAVRGRKASFNIFTKSTSNFCIVVEIRGPDNTVCKEIITNKSPRRKVTASRPEADKSAPDGAEDKKILIEYDIQPGMVAVKYTPVLKGKHQLSIIWHGQHLAGSPFTVNVDDSTDDDMLLQRQDSVESQGSEKDEKLQAAPASPTSAAQLKGRVKRRRVLRRIVNVNGQDIVIEGDDKDKLHEVLRSLSTHMFRQNGNDYTSGREKRVAATPESTRISKPFFSPLSSPESSPDTFSHVDYANKSLWERPKHSPSKLAMPEIIVSSCSQHASEDERSPEIIEHVSASTDRCCRDALSGRVSPSGRMSPSGGVSPCGRMSPCGSVTPSGTVTPSGTMSPSGRMSPCGRISPSLFPQVAEVDEPTATTLDSPVQECGAAKALFASDMLDRSSAATCAEATPKLVSPLLAEARDRKVDLAEAFTDSVDVMELAAPAEDMTRKQLERTLSIISEESDRSPTDQVELPEASDVADKNETLTPSECPSPKTEEELGPSQQQQQSKQESPLTGRPAPEKAARTFVLERARSFESASPHTSPVQRQLSQQEQPPQQAPLSKLDELYLDTVKLKQFFAENFKKSSISGDTFSPTGDRDDFVSVRDRVKVWEHRYSPNQCGTPEQVSPRAESSNGRMGVERRFRVTQIATSPLSKENEPDLVKDAILPQAARRQIACSVDSAVGSSGQSSEDKGAATTSDSALSLSTKWPRQRRCNTPDTLRLPDACITELTDEKCTSRPELQGPPSHRGSGLGTCTPVSVGSDIRSSCSSDNTCAKMRPASPTLAALRQRDAGRSDSRGRRQRESYQSPSYEFWFGDCDERDCNRGARKSAPPLLKRHLSMAAVRSDEDVSDEEEEEGESEGEAGSDDGSYCSSCESGSAYIDDALHESSLMLDSYTSFEMTKASSEAVGELYYQCQEREDDELFAGSTSRPEKCVASGARLYFGQVGAENHFQVSTKDAGTGPLSVSVLGPKPGSVIKVSVTYCGLDNYTVMYKVIDPGYYIIHIKWADWPVPDSPVMCKVTL, encoded by the exons ATGCCAGGCTCCGCTTGCACCCGCGTCCGCGTCAGGATGTTCCCCATCCACAACACCAGCGTGTCTCAGCCACGCATAAGCC CGGACATCTTGAGCGTGATGGAGAACTACCGCCAGTCGACGCTCAGCCGGCTGACGGCCTGGTGTCTCTGGCTGGGCCACCTGATCCTGCATCCGACCAGCGCCTGGAGGTCGAGCACGTTGTGGCACAAAGTCCAGCTGTTCTTCTGCTACATTCTCAGCT GCATATCGGTGGGCTACCATGAAAAGAAGACGCTGCTCGACTGGGTCAGAAGCCGAGTGAAGAATTACCCCGTCCCGGACAACTTCTCATCGGGCTGGAGGGACGGCATCCTGCTCTGCGCGCTCCTTGACTCCATGTACCCGGGATCGTGTCCTCGGTACGACCTGCTCAACGCAGATAACTGCATCAGCAACGCGCAGCTGGCCTTCTTTCTCCTCGAGAAACACACGCCCATACGGCCG GACATCACCGCGGAGGAACTGGCCGAAGGCAGCCCGAACATCGAGAAGGCGGTGCGGGCCATCGTTTCGCGGCTCAAGGTGATCTCCGCCAAGGCGCAGCTGCAGCAGGCGCTGGGCAAACGGCCTTCCATAAAAGACGACGCCGCCGACGACTCCAGCAGCCTGGTGGCTCGCAAGAACTGCTTTGCTAAAGGCATGGGCCTCATCCTGGCCGTGCGGGGGCGCAAGGCGAGCTTCAACATCTTCACCAAGTCCACGAGCAACTTCTGCATCGTGGTCGAGATCCGCGGTCCAGACAACACCGTCTGCAAGGAAATCATCACGAACAAGTCGCCGCGCCGGAAGGTCACCGCTAGCCGCCCAGAAGCCGACAAGAGCGCGCCGGATGGAGCCGAAGACAAGAAGATCCTGATCGAGTACGACATCCAGCCGGGTATGGTGGCCGTCAAGTACACGCCTGTGCTTAAGGGCAAGCACCAGCTGAGTATCATCTGGCACGGGCAGCACTTGGCTGGAAGCCCCTTCACGGTAAACGTGGACGACTCGACCGACGACGACATGCTGCTCCAGAGGCAGGACTCCGTCGAGTCGCAGGGCTCCGAAAAGGACGAGAAGCTCCAGGCCGCTCCCGCCAGCCCCACGTCGGCGGCTCAGCTGAAAGGAAGAGTCAAGAGGCGTCGCGTTCTGCGCAGGATCGTCAACGTCAACGGCCAGGACATTGTGATCGAAGGCGACGACAAAGATAAGCTACACGAAGTTCTGCGGTCCTTGTCGACCCATATGTTCAGGCAAAACGGGAATGACTACACCTCTGGCCGAGAGAAgcgagtggcagcgactcccgaGAGTACGCGTATCAGCAAGCCCTTCTTCTCGCCGCTGAGCAGCCCCGAGTCCTCTCCGGACACCTTCagccacgtggactacgcgaacAAGTCCCTGTGGGAGCGCCCTAAGCACTCCCCCTCAAAGCTTGCCATGCCTGAGATCATCGTGTCTTCATGCAGCCAGCACGCCAGCGAAGACGAGCGGTCTCCGGAAATTATTGAGCATGTTTCGGCGTCGACCGACCGGTGCTGTCGGGACGCTCTGTCTGGAAGAGTGTCCCCCAGTGGCAGGATGTCGCCGAGCGGTGGCGTTTCCCCATGTGGAAGAATGTCTCCGTGCGGGAGTGTGACGCCGAGCGGTACAGTGACTCCGAGCGGAACAATGTCTCCGAGTGGTAGGATGTCTCCTTGTGGAAGGATCTCCCCGAGTCTATTTCCTCAGGTCGCTGAGGTGGATGAGCCGACTGCTACTACCCTAGATTCACCTGTCCAAGAATGCGGTGCTGCAAAGGCACTCTTTGCGAGTGATATGTTAGATCGAAGCTCAGCAGCAACGTGCGCTGAGGCAACACCGAAGCTGGTGTCACCCCTGCTAGCAGAGGCTAGAGATCGCAAAGTGGACCTTGCGGAAGCGTTCACAGACAGCGTTGACGTCATGGAACTTGCTGCACCAGCTGAGGACATGACACGCAAGCAGCTTGAAAGGACCCTATCTATCATATCCGAGGAGAGCGATAGGTCACCGACAGATCAAGTGGAGCTGCCGGAGGCGTCTGATGTCGCGGATAAAAACGAGACCTTGACTCCAAGTGAATGCCCCTCTCCCAAAACAGAAGAGGAACTCGGACCtagtcagcagcagcagcagtccaagCAGGAGAGTCCGTTAACAGGTCGTCCAGCTCCTGAAAAGGCCGCACGAACATTCGTTCTCGAAAGAGCGAGATCGTTCGAGAGCGCAAGTCCCCACACGTCTCCCGTGCAGAGGCAGCTTTCCCAGCAGGAGCAACCTCCTCAGCAAGCTCCGTTATCAAAGCTGGATGAGCTGTACCTGGACACTGTGAAGCTGAAGCAGTTCTTTGCGGAGAATTTTAAGAAGAGCAGCATCTCAGGGGATACCTTCAGCCCGACGGGAGACAGGGATGATTTCGTGTCTGTGAGGGACCGGGTCAAGGTGTGGGAACATCGGTACAGTCCTAATCAGTGCGGTACCCCGGAACAGGTTTCCCCTCGTGCCGAAAGCAGCAATGGACGCATGGGCGTCGAGAGGAGGTTTAGAGTAACACAGATTGCAACCTCTCCTCTTAGCAAGGAGAACGAACCGGACTTAGTCAAAGACGCTATTCTTCCGCAAGCGGCGCGCCGTCAGATTGCGTGCTCAGTGGACAGTGCCGTTGGATCCAGCGGTCAGTCGTCAGAGGACAAAG GTGCGGCCACAACTAGTGATAGCGCCTTATCACTGTCCACCAAGTGGCCGAGGCAGCGCAGATGCAACACTCCCGACACCCTGAGGCTGCCCGATGCCTGCATAACGGAGCTTACCGACGAAAAATGCACTTCCAGACCCGAACTCCAAGGGCCCCCAAGTCATCGCGGCTCCGGCTTGGGAACCTGCACTCCCGTTTCCGTAGGCTCTGACattcgcagcagctgcagcagcgacaACACTTGCGCGAAGATGCGACCCGCGAGTCCGACGCTGGCCGCACTGCGGCAGCGAGATGCCGGCCGTAGCGATTCCCGCGGTCGACGACAACGCGAGTCCTACCAAAGCCCTTCCTACGAGTTCTGGTTCGGGGATTGCGATGAACGTGACTGCAACCGCGGCGCCAGGAAGAGCGCTCCTCCTCTGCTCAAGAGACATCTGTCAATGGCGGCCGTCCGATCGGACGAGGACGTGTCCgacgaagaagaagaggaggGGGAATCTGAGGGCGAGGCCGGGTCTGACGATGGTTCCTACTGCTCGTCGTGCGAGAGCGGTTCGGCTTACATCGACGACGCGCTGCACGAGAGCTCTTTGATGCTCGACTCCTACACCTCGTTCGAGATGACCAAGGCATCGAGCGAGGCTGTGGGCGAGCTCTACTACCAATGCCAGGAGCGGGAAGACGACGAGCTGTTCGCTGGGTCCACTTCTCGCCCCGAGAAGTGCGTGGCCTCCGGTGCGCGGCTCTACTTCGGACAGGTCGGCGCTGAGAACCACTTCCAG GTCAGCACGAAAGATGCCGGTACGGGACCCCTTTCGGTCAGCGTGCTGGGCCCAAAGCCCGGTTCTGTCATCAAAGTCTCAGTCACGTATTGCGGCCTGGACAACTACACGGTCATGTACAAAGTCATCGATCCAGGATACTACATCATCCACATCAAGTGGGCCGACTGGCCCGTACCCGACAGTCCAGTTATGTGCAAAGTGACTCTGTGA